A genomic region of Polyangiaceae bacterium contains the following coding sequences:
- a CDS encoding GAF domain-containing protein, translating into MNAQKLDFSKCENEPIHIPGSIQPHGVLFALDPALQSIAWASANAMEMLGHRAQDLFDGTFSDVVGEDAVSRLRDALGSAGSRRIGPISVRAAGRDFDGIVHRMGPFAIVELESPGTDDVPLDLFSNVEQALERISHAAPGPGVWQAVAEEVQRVTQFDRVMVYLFHPDDHGEVIAEVRAHEDMETYLHLHYPATDISVRARKLYKLNWLRLIVDIAATPAALIASPSLRNGQPLDLSHAVLRSVAPVHLQYLHNMGVRASMSISLVVQDRLWGLIACHHRTPRHLPYRTRSWCELLARILSWEIELTEWSDDASERARASNTIAALVRGTLETEDLLDALTTRQPSVLDLVNATGAAVVWNGRCKVIGSTPSESDIVAMVDWLVNNHESHVFATDRLAEHWPGAKPLAPLAAGLLALRVANGPVILWFRPEHARTVAWGGDPTKPAIMNPTTGAIGPHNSFQMWKNSVRNRSALWQAWEIDAAEALERPVIKAVLRRIEQIAQQNRELHDALEARDLFLAMASHELRTPLSALKLQLEGLTRVAERDPNAVLSASRLVPRLEILSRQTTRLSRIMDEILDAVRLSAGRFDVTPATTDLGEVVLQLVDRERQEITRQGCTLVLHIEHGIRGPWDRFRLGQVVGNLLSNAYRYGAGKPITITVTRTDDAAVLRVRDEGIGIPAESQELIFERFQRAVPAAHYQGLGLGLWIVREIVSFMGGHIDVNSAPGKGAEFVVTLPFAPNPENDA; encoded by the coding sequence GTGAATGCGCAAAAGCTCGACTTTTCCAAGTGCGAGAACGAGCCGATTCACATTCCTGGATCGATTCAACCGCACGGTGTCCTGTTCGCGCTCGACCCGGCCCTTCAATCGATCGCTTGGGCATCTGCCAATGCGATGGAAATGCTTGGACACCGAGCGCAGGACCTCTTCGACGGCACATTTTCGGATGTCGTCGGCGAAGATGCCGTCAGTCGTCTGCGCGATGCGCTCGGCAGCGCGGGGTCGCGAAGAATCGGCCCCATTTCCGTTCGAGCTGCCGGGCGCGATTTCGATGGAATCGTTCATCGCATGGGTCCATTTGCCATCGTCGAATTGGAATCGCCCGGCACGGACGACGTGCCGCTCGATTTGTTCAGCAACGTCGAACAGGCCCTCGAGCGGATTTCTCACGCGGCTCCCGGCCCCGGCGTATGGCAAGCGGTCGCCGAGGAAGTGCAGCGTGTGACGCAGTTCGATCGCGTCATGGTTTATCTCTTTCACCCGGACGACCACGGCGAAGTGATTGCCGAAGTGCGAGCACACGAGGACATGGAAACTTATCTGCACTTGCATTACCCGGCCACGGACATTTCCGTGCGAGCACGCAAACTGTACAAGCTCAATTGGCTGAGGCTCATCGTCGACATCGCGGCAACGCCGGCAGCGTTGATTGCATCCCCATCGCTCCGCAACGGGCAGCCTCTCGATCTGAGCCACGCCGTCCTGCGCAGTGTCGCACCGGTGCACCTGCAATACCTTCACAACATGGGGGTGCGCGCATCGATGTCGATATCGCTCGTGGTACAGGACCGGCTCTGGGGGCTCATTGCGTGCCATCATCGAACGCCGCGGCACCTGCCCTACCGAACGCGCTCGTGGTGCGAGCTTTTGGCGCGCATTTTATCGTGGGAAATCGAATTGACAGAATGGTCCGACGATGCCAGTGAACGGGCGCGAGCATCGAATACCATTGCCGCATTGGTGCGCGGGACCCTCGAGACGGAGGACTTGCTCGATGCGCTGACCACACGGCAGCCCTCCGTGCTCGATCTGGTCAATGCAACCGGGGCGGCGGTCGTATGGAACGGGCGCTGCAAGGTGATTGGAAGCACGCCGTCCGAATCCGATATCGTCGCAATGGTAGACTGGCTCGTGAACAACCACGAAAGTCACGTCTTCGCGACCGATCGTCTCGCGGAACATTGGCCAGGTGCCAAACCGCTCGCGCCTTTGGCCGCGGGCCTGCTTGCACTGCGAGTTGCGAACGGGCCGGTCATTTTATGGTTTCGTCCGGAACACGCTCGGACCGTGGCCTGGGGCGGAGATCCGACGAAACCTGCCATCATGAATCCCACGACAGGTGCTATCGGACCGCACAATTCATTTCAAATGTGGAAAAATTCGGTGCGCAACCGGTCCGCATTGTGGCAAGCCTGGGAAATCGACGCAGCCGAGGCGCTCGAACGCCCTGTGATAAAAGCGGTGTTGCGACGCATCGAGCAAATCGCACAACAAAATCGAGAACTTCACGACGCATTGGAAGCACGTGACCTCTTTCTCGCCATGGCATCGCACGAGCTGCGGACGCCTCTTTCGGCGCTCAAGCTACAATTGGAAGGTTTGACGCGGGTAGCCGAGCGCGACCCCAATGCGGTGCTGAGCGCATCGCGCCTCGTGCCACGCCTGGAAATTCTATCGCGACAAACCACCAGGCTCTCGCGCATCATGGACGAGATCCTCGATGCCGTTCGTTTGTCTGCCGGCCGATTCGACGTCACACCGGCGACGACGGATCTTGGCGAAGTCGTGCTGCAGCTCGTTGATCGAGAGCGCCAAGAAATCACCCGACAAGGTTGCACGCTCGTTCTACATATCGAGCATGGAATTCGGGGACCATGGGATCGGTTTCGCCTTGGTCAGGTGGTAGGAAATCTGCTTTCGAACGCCTATCGGTATGGTGCAGGGAAACCGATTACGATCACCGTCACGCGAACGGATGACGCCGCAGTGCTTCGCGTTCGAGACGAAGGCATTGGAATTCCGGCCGAGAGTCAAGAATTGATTTTCGAGCGCTTTCAGCGTGCAGTACCGGCGGCCCATTACCAGGGTCTCGGTCTGGGATTATGGATCGTTCGCGAAATCGTGTCATTCATGGGAGGCCACATTGACGTGAATTCAGCGCCAGGAAAAGGTGCGGAGTTCGTCGTGACGTTGCCATTCGCACCAAATCCCGAAAACGATGCGTGA
- a CDS encoding family 10 glycosylhydrolase translates to MRYQLCLPLVTLALWACVSDQQPADDPPDVPIDAGDSSDAGIPDDAYIPDDAGSMPELVDVSHSRELRGVWVATVANINFPTSQALSAEAQQNELRELLDVLADAHCNAIFFQVRPESDALYKSDLEPWSRFLTGTQGKDPGYDPLQILVEEAHLRGIEVHAWFNPYRAKSSQASNAVLPHISLTQSKFAYPYDVGLWMDPGAIVVQDHVAAVVTDVVKRYDVDGIHFDDYFYPYPNGTPFPDSATYAAYQALGGQLSLHDWRRDNVNTLVQRVAGEILATKPWVRFGISPFGIYRPGIPPGIVGLDQYDSLFSDPVKWKAEGWVDYLAPQLYWPSTQTAQAYGPLIDWWSKLPEEGRYTFAGNYLSKLDSSAAWSIDEFKTQVALSREQASYGSLGNIFFHIGPLKKNQLGIRDVFRDELYPAPALSPPVFAVRDEMVAPPSVVVEGSTVMMSHDADVFAWVVYRDDGSAFVVDRIVPAATKSFDLPMGRYAISAAGRSMVESQGVVVDVL, encoded by the coding sequence ATGCGTTACCAGCTTTGCTTACCGCTCGTCACCCTTGCATTGTGGGCGTGCGTATCCGACCAGCAGCCAGCCGATGACCCCCCGGACGTGCCCATCGATGCTGGCGATTCGAGCGATGCGGGCATTCCTGATGATGCGTACATTCCCGACGACGCCGGCAGCATGCCCGAGCTCGTCGATGTCTCCCATTCGCGCGAGCTGCGTGGGGTATGGGTTGCCACGGTCGCAAACATTAATTTTCCAACGAGTCAAGCACTTTCCGCCGAAGCGCAGCAAAACGAGCTTCGCGAATTGCTCGATGTGCTCGCGGACGCGCATTGCAACGCCATCTTTTTCCAGGTGCGCCCCGAATCCGATGCGCTTTACAAGTCGGACCTCGAGCCCTGGAGCCGTTTTCTCACGGGAACGCAAGGCAAGGATCCTGGATACGATCCACTTCAAATATTGGTCGAAGAAGCGCATTTGCGCGGCATCGAGGTCCACGCTTGGTTCAATCCGTACCGAGCAAAATCGAGTCAAGCGAGCAATGCCGTTTTGCCTCATATTTCATTGACACAATCCAAGTTTGCTTACCCCTACGATGTTGGCCTTTGGATGGACCCAGGTGCGATCGTCGTGCAGGATCACGTCGCCGCGGTCGTTACGGACGTCGTGAAGCGTTACGACGTCGACGGCATTCATTTCGACGATTACTTCTACCCGTACCCCAACGGTACGCCATTTCCGGATTCGGCAACCTATGCAGCCTATCAGGCGCTGGGCGGCCAGCTTTCGCTTCACGATTGGCGCCGCGACAACGTCAATACACTCGTGCAGCGCGTCGCAGGCGAAATCCTCGCCACAAAACCCTGGGTACGGTTTGGCATCAGTCCATTCGGCATTTATCGGCCGGGCATTCCACCGGGTATCGTGGGGCTCGACCAATACGACAGCCTTTTTTCCGATCCCGTGAAATGGAAAGCCGAGGGGTGGGTCGATTATCTCGCGCCGCAGCTTTATTGGCCGTCCACGCAGACCGCGCAGGCCTATGGGCCGCTCATCGATTGGTGGTCGAAACTTCCCGAGGAGGGGCGCTATACGTTCGCGGGCAATTACCTCTCGAAGCTCGACAGCAGTGCGGCGTGGAGCATCGACGAATTCAAGACGCAGGTGGCATTATCGCGTGAGCAGGCGAGTTACGGGTCATTGGGCAACATCTTTTTCCACATTGGCCCATTGAAGAAGAATCAATTGGGGATTCGCGATGTGTTCCGGGACGAGCTTTACCCTGCGCCTGCGCTTTCTCCGCCCGTTTTTGCGGTTCGGGATGAAATGGTCGCACCGCCCTCGGTCGTCGTCGAAGGATCGACTGTGATGATGAGCCACGATGCGGATGTATTCGCATGGGTCGTCTATCGTGACGACGGCAGCGCTTTTGTCGTGGATCGAATCGTGCCGGCAGCGACGAAATCATTCGATTTGCCAATGGGACGATATGCCATCAGCGCGGCAGGACGGAGCATGGTGGAGAGCCAGGGCGTCGTCGTCGATGTGCTTTGA
- a CDS encoding alpha/beta hydrolase fold domain-containing protein, whose product MASSANTTCLTPIAGEKHHLLDVYRPAEGRGPYPAVLYIHGGGFRILSKDSHWGMALAFARRGYVVFVVNYRLAPVHKYPAAVEDVATALQWVNDHAHEYGGDASRLVLAGESAGANLATSLAIALSYRRDEPFARRLFDANIAPRAVIAKCGMLQVSDPERFSRRRKIPRFIRDRILEVSQSYLPKGPVAEGHLDFADPVVVLERSIVPDKPLPPFFSSAGTKDPVLDDTRRLHAALLRLGVRSEARYYQGEIHAFQALHFLPNARAYWQEMHAFLEEVLAR is encoded by the coding sequence ATGGCGTCGAGTGCGAATACGACGTGTCTTACGCCAATAGCGGGGGAAAAACATCATCTGCTCGACGTGTATCGTCCCGCCGAAGGACGCGGACCATATCCTGCGGTTCTTTACATTCACGGGGGCGGTTTTCGTATTTTGTCGAAGGATTCACATTGGGGCATGGCGCTCGCGTTTGCGCGGCGAGGCTATGTCGTCTTCGTCGTCAACTATCGCCTTGCCCCCGTGCATAAGTATCCTGCGGCGGTCGAGGACGTCGCGACGGCCTTGCAATGGGTGAACGACCATGCGCACGAGTATGGTGGCGACGCCTCGCGCCTGGTGCTCGCGGGAGAATCTGCAGGGGCAAACCTCGCGACGTCTCTTGCGATTGCATTGTCGTACCGTCGCGATGAACCATTTGCGCGTCGCCTGTTCGATGCGAACATCGCGCCGCGCGCCGTGATCGCGAAATGCGGCATGCTCCAAGTATCGGATCCAGAACGCTTTTCTCGGAGGAGGAAAATTCCCAGGTTCATTCGGGATCGCATTTTGGAAGTGAGTCAATCGTATTTGCCAAAAGGACCCGTCGCCGAAGGACACCTCGATTTTGCCGATCCGGTCGTCGTCCTCGAACGAAGCATCGTCCCGGATAAACCTTTGCCACCGTTCTTTTCGAGTGCTGGAACGAAAGACCCGGTGCTCGACGATACGCGAAGGCTCCACGCAGCGTTATTGCGCCTTGGTGTGCGTTCGGAGGCTCGGTACTACCAGGGCGAAATACATGCATTTCAAGCGCTGCATTTTCTTCCGAATGCGCGAGCGTATTGGCAAGAAATGCATGCGTTTTTAGAAGAAGTGCTCGCGCGTTGA
- a CDS encoding KilA-N domain-containing protein codes for MSKAKTSTMEVQGTAIAVLSDRSDDYICLTDIARHKNADGMDDLIRNWLRNRNTVEFLGVWERLNNANFNPVEFDGIRMQAGLNSFTLTAKQWIEKTGAIGIVSNPQMQILTASESRLLAALREGLA; via the coding sequence ATGAGCAAAGCGAAAACGTCGACGATGGAAGTCCAAGGCACCGCCATCGCGGTGCTGTCGGACAGGTCCGATGACTACATCTGCCTCACCGACATTGCTCGGCACAAAAATGCCGACGGCATGGACGACCTGATACGAAATTGGCTGCGAAACCGTAATACTGTGGAGTTCCTCGGGGTCTGGGAACGGCTCAACAACGCCAACTTTAATCCCGTCGAATTCGACGGGATTAGGATGCAAGCCGGGCTCAACAGTTTCACCCTCACGGCAAAACAGTGGATCGAGAAGACCGGTGCCATCGGCATCGTGTCGAATCCGCAAATGCAAATTCTCACAGCCAGTGAGTCACGACTACTGGCTGCCCTGCGTGAAGGTTTGGCATAG
- a CDS encoding tryptophan 7-halogenase, with amino-acid sequence MEQSGPAADGRPLRIGVIGGGTAGYFAALAIKRRFPHIDVMIVESSRIPIIGVGEATTTLMPPFLHAQLGLDIVELFHEVKPTFKLGIQFDWGLPGDYYFTYPFGEAQPVEAHVFERDLRLQSLTSLLMGERRAPILRGPENELHSLLPSLKFAYHLDNAPFVAFLAKSARRMGIDHVDVAIDHVVTSGEGRIEALRSNDGRELQFDLYVDATGFRSLLLERSLGSPFQSYASSLFCDTAIVATVPQRDSIQPYTTAETMDCGWCWRIPVEGEDHRGYVHSSAFIDVDAAMAEMRAKNPGMGEPWVVRFRSGRHREFWRKNVVAVGNAYGFVEPLESTALHMVIIEVAYLLAGIEAMQDPNNDESFAARANDAVGAHWDYLRWFLSVHYKFNRRLDTPFWRASRADVDVSGVRHLLDRFEREGPWVVKQGQRFEVGDPAFGYSGLMMMLLGQRVPCPEPVVTMSREAWQLQLAKYRGLVQRALPQDEALRALREHPEMLVRLTRAPGSWCASDAERFSVANAMKSSSG; translated from the coding sequence ATGGAACAGTCCGGACCTGCGGCGGATGGGCGCCCGCTACGCATTGGCGTGATTGGAGGTGGAACGGCGGGATATTTTGCAGCATTGGCGATCAAGCGCCGTTTTCCGCATATCGACGTGATGATCGTCGAATCGAGTCGGATTCCGATCATTGGCGTGGGTGAAGCGACGACGACGCTCATGCCACCTTTTTTGCATGCACAGCTCGGGCTCGACATCGTGGAGCTGTTTCATGAAGTAAAACCGACGTTCAAATTGGGCATCCAATTCGATTGGGGGTTGCCGGGGGATTATTATTTCACCTATCCGTTCGGCGAAGCGCAGCCCGTCGAAGCTCATGTTTTCGAGCGCGATTTGCGGCTGCAATCGCTCACGTCGCTCCTCATGGGAGAACGTCGTGCGCCCATTTTGCGCGGCCCAGAGAACGAGCTTCATTCCCTCTTGCCGAGCCTGAAGTTCGCCTATCACCTCGATAATGCACCATTCGTCGCATTCTTGGCGAAGTCCGCGCGCCGAATGGGCATCGATCATGTCGACGTTGCCATCGATCATGTCGTGACGAGCGGCGAGGGGCGAATCGAAGCACTGCGCTCGAACGATGGGCGGGAACTGCAATTCGATCTTTACGTGGATGCGACGGGATTTCGTTCGCTTTTGTTGGAACGTTCGCTCGGATCGCCCTTTCAGAGTTATGCGTCCAGCTTATTTTGCGACACGGCCATCGTCGCCACGGTCCCGCAGCGAGATTCGATTCAGCCGTATACGACGGCGGAAACGATGGATTGTGGCTGGTGCTGGCGGATTCCCGTGGAAGGTGAAGACCACCGAGGGTACGTGCATTCTTCGGCGTTCATCGACGTCGATGCAGCAATGGCAGAAATGCGTGCGAAAAACCCCGGTATGGGCGAGCCGTGGGTGGTGCGCTTTCGATCGGGAAGGCATCGCGAATTTTGGCGAAAAAATGTCGTGGCCGTGGGCAATGCGTATGGATTCGTGGAACCGCTCGAATCAACCGCGCTGCACATGGTCATCATCGAAGTGGCGTATTTACTCGCTGGAATCGAGGCGATGCAGGATCCGAATAACGACGAGTCATTCGCAGCTCGGGCGAACGATGCGGTGGGGGCGCATTGGGATTACCTGCGGTGGTTCTTGTCGGTGCATTACAAGTTCAATCGAAGGCTCGATACACCATTTTGGCGCGCTTCGCGTGCCGACGTCGACGTGAGCGGCGTTCGGCATCTGCTGGATCGCTTCGAACGTGAAGGCCCGTGGGTCGTGAAGCAAGGGCAACGCTTTGAAGTTGGGGACCCCGCATTTGGATACAGTGGCTTGATGATGATGCTGCTCGGGCAACGTGTACCGTGCCCCGAGCCGGTCGTGACCATGTCGAGGGAAGCGTGGCAGCTTCAATTGGCGAAGTATCGCGGCTTGGTGCAAAGAGCGTTGCCGCAAGACGAAGCGCTTCGCGCATTGCGAGAGCACCCGGAAATGCTCGTGCGATTGACTCGCGCGCCCGGATCATGGTGCGCGTCGGATGCCGAACGGTTTTCCGTTGCAAATGCAATGAAAAGCTCGTCGGGATGA
- a CDS encoding bifunctional metallophosphatase/5'-nucleotidase, producing MASFTSPRWFFALLVSLHLAGCGSAAPSPPLTHDKPPPKTAEAPVSITVLYTSDEHGWLESVPRDGGRHGGVAELLGQLVKVEGHCPGPAPFGMSADESFLAPNSENCTNPKTLLLSGGDNYTGPAISTYFLGEPMADAMGRLGYAASAFGNHEFDFGRPQFPVNRDKAKLKYLAANVRIEDPKVAAEIDLRAYEIFERRGIRIGVIGLSTVETLKTAIAERFVGITFESPEAALDRTVSKAWEAGADVVVAIAHECPDVLVPVIEKHPEWRLAFVGGGHCHKMMHLRAGDVSVLSPDWRMHQYARITLRVDRSLPAKSRVVSVESAFVEVVASPNVRPDPVLGELVKSAKEKVDKALGVTIGHSRGGIGPEAVVGQIVANAWLAELGGDVAIVNKGGIRQVIPAGPITHATIWGVLPFDNRMMKLSVTGEDLQKELENPKFIAAGAEKRASGKWFIGGKPIDSKKKYTVHITDFMYTGGDGSLFGTYDPRAVGLGIQWRDPVIAWIEKQKTRPDAPIEDKLPKGVKAL from the coding sequence ATGGCCTCCTTCACATCGCCTCGCTGGTTTTTCGCCCTGCTCGTGTCCTTGCACCTCGCAGGATGCGGATCTGCAGCTCCATCACCGCCGCTCACGCACGACAAACCACCCCCTAAGACGGCCGAAGCGCCCGTCTCGATCACGGTGCTCTACACGAGTGACGAGCACGGGTGGCTCGAAAGTGTGCCTCGAGATGGCGGTCGACATGGTGGTGTTGCTGAATTGTTGGGGCAACTCGTGAAGGTCGAAGGACATTGTCCCGGCCCTGCGCCGTTTGGCATGAGCGCAGACGAATCGTTCCTTGCGCCCAATTCGGAGAATTGCACGAATCCGAAGACATTGCTGCTTTCCGGTGGGGACAATTATACAGGTCCCGCGATTTCGACGTATTTCTTGGGCGAACCAATGGCCGACGCCATGGGTCGATTGGGGTATGCTGCGTCGGCTTTTGGAAATCACGAATTCGATTTTGGAAGGCCGCAATTTCCAGTAAATCGCGACAAAGCAAAATTAAAATATTTGGCTGCGAACGTACGCATCGAAGATCCGAAGGTCGCCGCAGAAATCGATTTGCGCGCATACGAAATTTTCGAACGTCGCGGCATTCGCATTGGCGTGATCGGCCTTTCGACGGTCGAAACGTTGAAGACGGCCATCGCCGAACGATTCGTTGGGATCACGTTCGAGTCTCCGGAAGCCGCATTGGATCGAACCGTATCCAAAGCGTGGGAAGCGGGAGCAGACGTGGTCGTTGCGATTGCGCACGAATGTCCGGACGTGCTCGTGCCGGTGATCGAGAAACATCCAGAATGGCGGCTTGCGTTTGTCGGAGGAGGGCATTGTCATAAAATGATGCACCTGCGTGCAGGCGACGTTTCCGTGCTGAGTCCCGATTGGCGCATGCATCAATACGCGCGCATCACGCTTCGGGTGGACCGCTCGCTGCCTGCAAAATCACGCGTCGTTTCCGTTGAATCGGCGTTCGTGGAAGTTGTGGCGTCGCCCAATGTTCGCCCGGACCCCGTGCTCGGGGAGCTCGTGAAGAGTGCAAAAGAAAAGGTCGACAAAGCGCTTGGGGTCACGATTGGTCATAGCCGCGGCGGAATTGGTCCGGAAGCGGTGGTTGGGCAAATCGTGGCGAACGCGTGGCTTGCCGAACTTGGTGGCGACGTTGCGATCGTCAACAAAGGCGGCATTCGTCAAGTCATCCCGGCGGGTCCAATTACCCATGCGACGATATGGGGCGTGCTTCCCTTCGACAATCGGATGATGAAGCTTTCGGTCACGGGCGAAGACTTGCAGAAGGAACTGGAGAACCCCAAATTCATTGCTGCTGGAGCTGAAAAACGAGCAAGCGGCAAATGGTTCATTGGGGGCAAACCCATCGACTCCAAAAAGAAATACACCGTCCACATCACGGATTTCATGTACACGGGCGGAGACGGCTCCCTTTTCGGCACGTACGATCCGCGCGCCGTCGGGCTCGGCATTCAGTGGCGAGATCCTGTGATTGCATGGATTGAAAAGCAAAAAACGCGCCCCGACGCACCGATCGAAGACAAACTGCCGAAGGGTGTCAAGGCGCTATAG
- a CDS encoding DUF433 domain-containing protein, with amino-acid sequence MTQGALPRVLVPHPHVRCDGRILGGSPHVEGSRVPVRRLWAWHRGGASVETLLRRYPNLGPARILDALSFAYDNQELIQADIDREQALFEKQGGPTVGARPLAQLSLPFDDEPPVPAPIASMPAPVASMPERIVVREEEPQPARSKSTRKR; translated from the coding sequence ATGACCCAAGGAGCCCTTCCGCGTGTTCTCGTGCCCCATCCGCATGTTCGTTGTGACGGAAGGATTCTCGGAGGAAGTCCGCACGTCGAGGGATCGCGTGTGCCCGTGCGAAGGCTATGGGCGTGGCATCGCGGCGGTGCTTCCGTCGAGACGCTCCTTCGCCGCTATCCGAATTTAGGTCCGGCAAGAATTCTCGATGCGTTGTCGTTCGCGTACGACAATCAGGAGCTCATTCAGGCCGACATCGATCGCGAGCAAGCGCTCTTCGAGAAGCAAGGCGGACCGACGGTTGGGGCGCGTCCGCTCGCGCAGCTCTCTCTTCCTTTCGATGATGAACCACCGGTGCCTGCGCCCATCGCATCGATGCCTGCGCCCGTTGCATCGATGCCGGAACGAATCGTGGTGCGAGAGGAAGAACCGCAGCCTGCTCGCAGCAAATCGACGCGCAAGAGGTGA
- the zwf gene encoding glucose-6-phosphate dehydrogenase — MKAWETNPLREGMPDERTVKPTALIIFGASGDLTRRKLLPAIYNLALSRLLPGGFALVGVARRPKPEFAREMKDAVAKFSRRKPLDDATWTELEKGMAYVQGDFGDPATYSRLAGALGRLERDRGTTQNRVFYLAVAPSEVPSIVKGLCSAKLVMPPSPSSDASYQHVVVEKPFGEDLASARALNRELLTCLDERQIYRIDHYLGKETVQNLLVFRFGNTIFEPLWSRQHISHVQLTVAEDIGVEGRGKFYEKIGITRDIVQNHALQILTMMAMDPPASWDADAVRDEKVKVLRALRPIRGREVLDRTVRAQYAAGTVRGDRVIGYRDEPDVDPQSKTETFVAMSLRIDNFRWGGVPFYLRSGKRLAKRSAEVALHFKPLPHRLFRDAPGGHDEPNVLVVRIQPDEGIALRFATKVPGGGMSMRNVAMDFRYGTAFGSSTPEAYERLILDAMRGDATLFTRADEVEAQWGFIDPIIEGWREHDAPVTSYEAGSWGPREADRLLAPGDTWRRP, encoded by the coding sequence ATGAAGGCATGGGAGACAAACCCACTGCGTGAGGGGATGCCGGACGAACGCACGGTGAAACCAACCGCGCTCATCATTTTTGGTGCGTCGGGAGATCTCACCCGGCGCAAGCTCTTGCCCGCCATCTACAACTTGGCCCTGAGCCGTCTCCTGCCAGGCGGCTTTGCGCTCGTTGGCGTCGCGCGGCGACCCAAACCCGAGTTCGCTCGCGAAATGAAGGATGCCGTCGCGAAGTTTTCACGCCGCAAACCGCTCGACGACGCCACGTGGACAGAGCTCGAAAAAGGCATGGCCTACGTTCAAGGCGACTTCGGCGATCCGGCAACGTACAGCCGACTCGCCGGAGCGCTCGGAAGGCTCGAGCGCGACCGAGGAACGACGCAGAATCGAGTGTTTTACCTGGCCGTCGCGCCTTCCGAAGTTCCTTCGATCGTAAAAGGTTTGTGCTCCGCGAAGCTCGTCATGCCGCCATCGCCTTCGTCCGATGCGAGCTACCAGCACGTCGTCGTGGAAAAACCCTTTGGCGAAGATCTGGCGAGCGCACGCGCACTCAATCGAGAGCTCTTGACGTGCCTGGACGAACGACAGATCTACCGGATCGATCACTACCTGGGAAAAGAGACGGTGCAGAACCTGCTCGTTTTCCGCTTCGGCAACACGATTTTCGAACCTCTTTGGTCACGACAACACATCAGTCACGTGCAGCTCACCGTGGCCGAAGACATCGGTGTCGAAGGGCGCGGCAAGTTTTACGAAAAGATCGGGATCACGCGCGACATCGTCCAAAACCATGCCCTTCAGATCCTCACGATGATGGCCATGGATCCTCCGGCCTCGTGGGACGCCGACGCCGTGCGTGATGAGAAGGTCAAGGTGCTTCGCGCGCTCCGTCCGATTCGAGGTCGCGAGGTGCTCGATCGAACGGTGCGTGCGCAGTACGCTGCGGGAACGGTTCGCGGGGACAGGGTCATTGGGTACCGGGACGAACCCGACGTCGATCCTCAATCGAAGACGGAGACGTTCGTCGCGATGTCGCTGCGCATCGACAACTTCAGGTGGGGCGGCGTGCCGTTCTATCTGCGCTCGGGCAAACGTCTGGCCAAACGATCCGCCGAGGTAGCGCTTCATTTCAAGCCGCTTCCGCACCGATTGTTCCGGGACGCACCCGGTGGTCATGACGAACCCAACGTCCTCGTCGTGCGCATTCAACCCGACGAGGGTATCGCGCTTCGGTTCGCGACCAAAGTGCCTGGTGGTGGCATGTCGATGCGAAACGTCGCGATGGATTTTCGCTACGGCACGGCGTTCGGTTCGAGCACACCCGAAGCCTACGAACGGCTCATCCTCGATGCGATGCGTGGCGACGCGACGCTCTTCACGCGTGCGGACGAAGTCGAAGCGCAGTGGGGTTTCATCGATCCCATCATCGAGGGCTGGCGAGAGCACGATGCTCCCGTGACGAGCTACGAAGCAGGAAGCTGGGGCCCGCGCGAAGCCGACAGGTTGCTCGCTCCAGGCGACACGTGGAGGCGGCCGTGA